A segment of the Mercurialis annua linkage group LG4, ddMerAnnu1.2, whole genome shotgun sequence genome:
acaattaatataattttttcaactGGATCAAACCAAATATGATTCAGATCTATTATCCTATGAAAATAATTAATcgaattttttaattacaaaattaaatcgaaaaatcataaaatgcaaccaaacatttcaactagGTTGACACACGCAAACATTACTAAGGTTGAACTATAATTTGAACTTAAATGACAGAATTCTACTAAAATAGTGTGATCGAAATTTTTCTCACACGCTCTCTTTaacgatacaaaaaaaaaatcaaaccaaacggAGTAACCATCTATTTTCTActcatattattaaattttattaggatttttttaaaaagaattgaggAGGGCCATAGTTAGTTAAAGATGTGAGTGATAAGGAAGCAAACTATATAGACACAAAACGAGACGATACCAATCATTAAACCTTACTTAAAATATAACTTAGAAAAATATGCATTATGATAGCTATATCAAACCTTCTAAgttcattttcaattttcaactaACAAACATAGTAACAATTAACAAACAAAACCCACTTCTTTCTCCCTACTTTTTTATTCATCACCATGTAATCACTTGTGTACTACGCCATTCTCTCCCCTAACTAAATATTACTTCAAATTTTTTCCTATATTCCATTAGGAGGATTAATCCCAATTCGATTGATAATATATTAAATCACAAtcaaaattttcttttattaaactcCAAGacgtagatgagttggtaaggcacTCTTCTAACTTAAGTGAGgtgcgggttcgaaccgtactcatgtatatatgcagccgtttaaaacttgaaGCCAGAGCTTTAcctcccgcaagggacctacccGGCTCGAATGAGGATTAGTCTGAATATGAAAGGTTTAAAGTTGCCGTTTCATAGTTAGAGCTCGTTCAAGACACCTCATgatcagataaaaaaaatcttttattaatttataactaaaCCTGTTTATAAACTATGTATCTGATTTTCAAGATTCTTAAATCGTGGTATATTTTATCTTTCTCCCCATTTTCAAAATTCTACTCAACAATTGTGCTAATACAAGATCAAGACGAGCATATGCAAAActttcaattactaaaaataaaaaatataaagttttctAAGAAATTCAGACCTACCATGGACTTGGAAAAAGACATACATGATTCATGAATAAACTGGATGGATATCCTAAATGAAAAAATCTATTTCAactgatattttaaaaataaaaaatgaatttatctaTCCACAACTTAAATGTTTTTGCCAAACATAGTACGATTTTCAAATCTTGCAATTTGGTACATCGTTTTTTAACACTAGGCCTAGTATACCATTGAATTATTTGGAGCTGAAATAGCGCGAGGCTGTATACACTATATAGGATAAATTATGTACACGTAGACAAACAACATCAATCCACATCAGCTCAAAACAAGTAATATTTGGAAAAGATCGAAAAGATAATAAACCAAGCTGACgagatttaaaaattatggtatatttgataaaaacactaaaattatggatagataaatttattttatcttttaaaatcgaATTGGACTGGTGAATTCAACTGGTTCAACAATAAACTGGAGATCAATTAACCTCTAAAACAATGAAaacatcaaaacaaaaaaataattaaacgatTGTAATCATCATATTCTATAGAAATAGTTAGATCGTGATTcattttaggccaaatgttataaaaaggccaaacctttcacaaaagtttcacaaaaatcctgatcttttaattttgtcaattttggccaaaaactaattatttgatttcacaaaagtcctgatctttcaattttgtcaattttggccaaaaatagattatttggtttcacaaaagtcctgaactttcaatatttggcatgccacataggcgtcacataggcgccacataggcaaattgaaatcaaattgagagttggccacaactgaaatcaaataatttgtttttggccaaaatcgacaaaattgaaaggtcaggatttttgtgaaacttttatgaaaagtttgacctttttacaacatttggccttcattttactagtttttttttgaaaatttgctAGTTAGTATGTGTTTAAATTctacatatataaattaattcatatatttaattaaatagataTATATTGTTTAAATAGTTAAACCAATAGTTGAATAGGCTGAATTACGAACTCGTGGCCACACCAGTTCACTGCTTCCCAGCCATTAAACATagtatatgtgtgtgtgtaatgtgtatatatatttacatGGCGAGGCCACATATTCACATAAATCACCAGTACTATCTCACCTATTTCTCTCTAGAATGCTGTGTTCGAAGTAATGCTGTGTTTGCGATCAGTCCGAACAAAGCACCAGGGCAAGATGGCTTAACCGGACTGTTTTATCAAACACATTGGGAGACCATTAAATCTGACATTTGCGGGGCAGTTAAAGAGTTTTTCAATGGAGGTCGGCTGCCTACTTGCTTAAACCACACAGCTATAACCCTTATCCCGAAAGTTAAGACACCTACTTCCATGTCAGATTTAAGACCGATTAGCCTGTGCCCGGTCTTCTACAAGATCATCTCCAAGATTCTAACCACAAGACTCCAGGCCTTTATTCCGACTATCATTTCTGAGCATCAGAGCGCCTTTACAAAAGGCAGACTTATATCGGATAATATCCTGTTAGCGCATGAGTTAACCCACCATCTCAAGACCAAAAAGGGTCTATATAATCCTGAGCTCGCCCTTAAGTTAGACATGAGCAAAGCTTACGAGCGGATTGAGTGGGGCTTCCTAAAGAAAGTGATGCGAAAAATGGGGTTTCACCACTCATGGATCCGCTGGATTATGAGTTGTATATCTACAGTCACATATTCACTGAACTTGAACGGAAATTCCTATGGCTTTATCACCCCCACTAGAGGGCTTCGGCAGGGAGATCCCCTCTCCCCCTTTCTCTTCTTAATTTGTGCGGAATGCTTCTCTTCCCTTCTTGTGCAGGCAGATCTAGACAATACCATTACTGGAGTTCAGATTTCGAGAAGGAGCCCCCGCATCTCACATCTTCTCTTTGCCGACGACTCGTTGCTGTTCTTCAAGGCTACGGTGGAACAAGTTGATGAGATTCGTCGCATTCTAAAGCTCTATTGTGATGCCTCGGGACAACTTATTAATGAGAGTAAGTCTTCTATCTTTTTCAGTAAGAATTCGCCGATGGACTTGCGTGTTTTGCTCTCTGAAAGGCTAAATGTTGCCAACGTTGGGGGGCAAGACAAGTATTTGGGGCTACCGGCGGTGGTTAGCAAGTCAAAGAACGAAACTTTTAGAGAAATATGTGCCAAGGCTAAACAAAAAGTGGCTGGGTGGAAAGAAAGCTTGCTCTCTTATGGAGGGAGGGAGGTTCTAATTAAAAGCGTAGCAACCGCAGTGCCCGTGTTCTCGATGGCCTGTTTTCTACTGCCAAAGAAGCTCTGTAAGGAGATAAACAAGGTAATCTCCAACTTTTGGTGGGGTCAGAAAAATGGGGAGCGCCGTATGCACTGGGTCTCATGGAATTCTATGTGTCGAAGAAAAGAGAATGGGGGTTTGGGCTTCCGTGATCTGGTAAACTTCAATTTAGCGCTATTAGCGAAATAGGGATGGCGTTTTCTCACCAAACCAGATTCTTTGGTATCGCGTGTGTTCCAAGGGAAATATTTTCCGTTTGGGTCTTTCTTAGATGCCAAACCCCATTCTAATGGTTCGTGGGCATGGAAGAGTTTGTTGAGAGGGAAGGAAATTTTGGAGAAAGGAGTGAGATGGCAAGTTCATTCAGGTAGAAACATCGCAATCAGGAATGATCCTTGGATTCCAATAAACGGCTCCTTTCGTGTTGGAAACATAGACTCTCTGCCGACCAATGTGTACTGGGTCTCGGATTTGATGGATAGCAGAGTGGGTATGTGGAATAGAGAGCTGATCTCAACTTGTTTCTCTCACAATGAAGCGGAAGCCATTCTGAATTTACCTACCAGTGCTATAGGAAGGAGTGACAAGCTGGTTTGGCACTATAATAAATCCGGTGGATTTACAGTCAAATCCGCCTACCACCTTGCCACAACGATGAACGATGCCTCATCTAACCACACCCGTTCTGCGCCCTACCAGAATTCAAGGCCCATCAATTGGAATCAGTTATGGAAATTGAAGCTTCCTCCTAATGTCAGATGCTTCCTTTGGAAAATTCTTAATAACGGTCTAGCTACAAATGGAAATTTGAATCATCGCATTCCGGCTCGATCAGGTATGTGCCCTCGTTGTAATGCCACTGAAACCATGAGTCATCTCTTTCTTTCGTGTCCCTTCTCTGAAGCTATCTGGGTTGGCTCATCTTTGAATTTGGGGAGGGATACCTCATCCTTTGAGTCTATGAAAGAGTTCTGGAATGCCTTATGTAAGGTCAGGAGGAATCATTGTGATGATGGTAGTAAATGTGTTTTGCTCACAGCAGCTTCCATCCTTTGGGAAATCTGGATGGCAAGAAATTGTCTGGTGTTTAGGGAGGATGATTCGGACCCTCAGATGATTCTTTCTGCAGCAAATGCTCTTTATCAGTGTTGGGGTGATTCATTGCTTGTGACGAGTAGGCAAAGCACGCCAGCCGCGGGTCAGACAAACAGGGCAATTTCTACTTGGCAGCCTCCAGATCAGAATGGTTATAAAATCAACTTTGATGGTGCTTTCCTTGCTAGGCTAAATAAAGGAGCCAGCGCGTGCGTGGTTCGTGATTGGAGGGGAAGAGTGGTGAGTTCAGTGTCGAGGCAGTACAACCATGTTTCGTCAGCCGCGGTGGTAGAAGCTTTAGCGCTTAGAGAAGCTGTCGGTTTAGCTGAGAGTTTGCAATTAAGGAACCCCATTTTTGAGGGTGACGCGAAAGGCATTATCGATGCTATGACAAATGACAGGCCGGTTGATATGCATTGCGACGTGATCCTTGAAGATTGTAAGATGTTATGCAGAAACCTCCATTCCGTTTCCTTTGTTTTTGTTAATCGTTCCTGTAATTGGGTGGCGCACGAAGTAGCCAAAAAAGCCCTTAATGATTATTTCTTTTGTTGTAATACTCTAGCCCAAATTATGTGGTTAGAGTCGAGACTCTAGAGTCGATCTTTTTCATCATCAATGAAATTatctttgtaaaaaaaaaacatattcacATAAATCACCAGTACTATCTCACCTATTTCTCTCTAGAATGCTGTGTTCGAAGTAATTCTTTGGCGGGATTTAGCAAATTTTCCATTTCAAAATTTCGGAGCAAATTTCCTGCATTACTACTCCATACAACATCATATTTCAAATCAGTTTAAATTAAGTCCACGTGTAATTTAACCCTTTGATGTTTGATCAACCGAAATCATCAATTACATTACAGATCTGAAAGCTTTCCACACCTCATCTACCGTACACCATAACACACAGGATAAAACTTGTTGCACCACAAACTTGCCTCTATATATATTTCTCAATCTCGAGCTCCTTTGTTCAGGTGATTCTCTCTCTGTTTCTGTTAGTAACTTTAAAACTCACGCAGATTACATTTTCTTAGATATTATTTACTGAGaacttttttctttcaatttcttttactGTTTGGTAATGGAGATAATGGAGAAACCAGCATCTTCACTGTCCGATCCGATCACCGGAAAACAAGAATCAAAATCGAAATTACCATCGCCGTCCGATCATGATGATTACGATGATCAACATCAAGAATTCGCCTCCAATTTCACCACACTTTTCCACTCTATTTTCCCGCCAAAACCGTCACCTGTTTCTTTCTTCTCTATAACTCCCTCCAGCTCCGCCTCCTCTCCTTCCTCCTCCGCCGCAACCGACGACATCTTTTACTTCGCTGACACCGCCACGGAGAAACGCCTTCACCAAGCGAGTCTCATTCTAGAGTATCAAGATCTCTGCGACCACTACGATCTCTGTCTGAGACGCCTTCAATCTCTCTACAAAGAAATTGAATCTCTTCGTCAGGAAAATGACGATCTCCGACTATGCAACAACGACTTAGTCAAACTTCTGAGTATCTCTTCATATGCTGCAACGCAAAACCGCCGTGAGAATATTGTTGAAGAGAATCAGATTGGTGCCGAGCGAGTCATTTTGCCGAAGAGCATTTCGGTTCGGTCTAGCGGTTATCTCAAAATGAACCGGCAAGGTACTGCAACCGCAAGCTCTTCTTCTAATAGACCTCGAGGACTCGCGAATCGTAATCTCGATCATCAACTCAGTATTCCTGGATCGGTATGCTCCCTGATTTGTGTTTAGTATGCATTTTTGTAAGTCTTgttatgttaattttaatttttttttagttcattaaatttgtgaaaaatttaattcttctagacaatttttcagtttttagtcgtattttgaaatttgattaaTGGCGCTACAATTTAATGTGATTTGAAAATTCAGGTGTAGCAAGGACTAATGTGCTTATTAAAGTTTGACGTAGGGATATTCTAGTAATCAAATTTGTTGTCACGATGTTAAATAAATCAGAGCCGTTAATGAAATGAgttaattaattgattagtttTAATATGATGTGACGCATGCATGCAGAGAGTGTGTGTGCCCGCAGGAGGCAATAGGAAATCATCAGAGGAAGAAGCAATGG
Coding sequences within it:
- the LOC126676566 gene encoding zinc finger CCCH domain-containing protein 14 isoform X1 produces the protein MEIMEKPASSLSDPITGKQESKSKLPSPSDHDDYDDQHQEFASNFTTLFHSIFPPKPSPVSFFSITPSSSASSPSSSAATDDIFYFADTATEKRLHQASLILEYQDLCDHYDLCLRRLQSLYKEIESLRQENDDLRLCNNDLVKLLSISSYAATQNRRENIVEENQIGAERVILPKSISVRSSGYLKMNRQGTATASSSSNRPRGLANRNLDHQLSIPGSRVCVPAGGNRKSSEEEAMEMDVYNQGMWKTELCNKWQETGTCPYGDHCQFAHGITELRAVVRHPRYKTQVCRMVVAGQVCPYGHRCHFRHSLTDQDRLVMGPR
- the LOC126676566 gene encoding zinc finger CCCH domain-containing protein 14 isoform X2, with amino-acid sequence MEKPASSLSDPITGKQESKSKLPSPSDHDDYDDQHQEFASNFTTLFHSIFPPKPSPVSFFSITPSSSASSPSSSAATDDIFYFADTATEKRLHQASLILEYQDLCDHYDLCLRRLQSLYKEIESLRQENDDLRLCNNDLVKLLSISSYAATQNRRENIVEENQIGAERVILPKSISVRSSGYLKMNRQGTATASSSSNRPRGLANRNLDHQLSIPGSRVCVPAGGNRKSSEEEAMEMDVYNQGMWKTELCNKWQETGTCPYGDHCQFAHGITELRAVVRHPRYKTQVCRMVVAGQVCPYGHRCHFRHSLTDQDRLVMGPR